In the Streptomyces formicae genome, one interval contains:
- a CDS encoding TetR/AcrR family transcriptional regulator — MDATQTSAARRPMRADARRNYDRLLTAARAAFAEHGTDASLEDIARRAGLGVGTLYRHFPTRDDLLEAVFHDSVEGLQAQALARLDDPEPGAALMDWLRAIAEHATTYRGLAGSLMTTMLGETTAQPSDCHRRLLTAGEALLARAQESGAIRADVEIAELLRLVNGLAWASRPSPAGADRTDRLLELALWGLVPRV, encoded by the coding sequence ATGGACGCGACTCAGACGTCCGCAGCGCGGCGTCCCATGCGTGCGGACGCGCGCCGCAACTACGACCGGCTGCTCACCGCGGCCAGAGCGGCGTTCGCCGAACACGGCACCGACGCGTCCCTGGAGGACATCGCCCGCCGCGCGGGCCTCGGCGTCGGCACGCTGTACCGCCACTTCCCGACCCGCGACGACCTCCTCGAAGCCGTCTTCCACGACTCCGTCGAGGGCCTCCAGGCGCAGGCGCTCGCGCGCCTCGACGATCCGGAGCCCGGCGCGGCCCTGATGGACTGGCTGCGGGCGATCGCCGAACACGCGACCACCTACCGGGGGCTCGCCGGATCGCTGATGACCACCATGCTCGGCGAGACGACGGCGCAGCCGTCCGACTGTCACCGGCGCCTGCTCACCGCGGGCGAGGCCCTCCTCGCGAGGGCCCAGGAGAGCGGCGCCATCCGCGCGGACGTCGAGATCGCCGAACTGCTCAGGCTGGTCAACGGACTTGCCTGGGCCTCCCGGCCCTCCCCGGCGGGCGCGGACCGCACGGACCGGCTCCTGGAACTCGCGCTGTGGGGCCTCGTCCCCAGGGTGTGA